A section of the Phaseolus vulgaris cultivar G19833 chromosome 8, P. vulgaris v2.0, whole genome shotgun sequence genome encodes:
- the LOC137826538 gene encoding cytochrome c → MASFDEAPPGNSKNGEKIFKTKCAQCHTVDKGAGHKQGPNLNGLFGRQSGTTAGYSYSSANKNRAVTWEENTLYDYLLNPKKYIPGTKMVFPGLKKPQDRADLIAYLKESTA, encoded by the exons ATGGCGTCTTTCGATGAAGCTCCTCCCGGAAACTCCAAGAACGGCGAGAAGATCTTCAAGACTAAGTGTGCTCAGTGCCACACCGTCGATAAGGGTGCCGGTCACAAACAAG GACCCAATCTGAATGGTTTGTTTGGAAGGCAATCTGGCACAACCGCTGGATATTCCTATTCTTCTGCTAACAAAAACAGGGCTGTGACTTGGGAGGAAAATACCTTGTATGATTACTTGCTCAATCCCAAAAAG TACATTCCAGGGACGAAGATGGTATTTCCTGGTCTTAAGAAACCTCAGGATCGTGCAGATCTTATTGCTTATCTTAAGGAATCCACTGCGTAA